The Oleidesulfovibrio alaskensis DSM 16109 genome has a segment encoding these proteins:
- a CDS encoding DUF4815 domain-containing protein, which produces MSISRETFDPTKNYKRIRYHQDRDLLDSELNEQQDIINLERRKIADILFKEGSIIMGLEVSAAANVLTLAPGVVYIDGHLEQVSGATLTYDPATTSGADYVYVELLKYNYGYTQDPALINPATGEPTAEREKWALSLKATDTSGQTLPNNVTERRVIPIYKFDRESGDVTPTVQEKSNLYLRDLLGTLPGSRITVSSITEDQLSFAAAEGLNSLIQNLAERTFDQAGSYLVRGFDTFIGGVDDDSVEAITNAGRAYIQGFRHQRDLPTSTLVPKSIATKSVRGEQKTFDINKRRYPVNSTPLKETTQVEAIVEITRNVTRGSVGGGEDLLDPNPVVDILEVSQGATIFQEGVDWQQSGNHVDWLGSGNEPAIGTTYTVRWTYTKQMVKGTDYVDSGWFGQANHPAAGNYFYLVTAYNATGETAFNAAAVVARATTAGEMNKLSWLPVSGATGYRVYRAATNGARTDYKRLMELGSEALSYVDDGVEEIGTASPPATNTAGLTMSPVQLELGNLNVINFGRGNLGDQPVNGSNCSLDYDYYLGRRDIVYATTTEIKRLEGAPADFPKLPIVPENALGLCSIDCPPNSTDMEIRNFGLTRITMDQIHDIIQDVEDLKYNDAQYQMNNELQNRDAQTKKGIYSDDFSNTAQSDIYHAEWDARVNEIARFVAPDRIPHSTVLSVDQAGSNASFFGSLALLPGNETVLVEQNDWSEERNINPYAVFDKPPAMLQITPNLGRRGQTGIAVTGINFTPSKSGIVLRCDGQVMASNLISDEAGRVSASFTIPTNARNGNRIVEMADGVYSARASLQINDPLVITRIERIIENRIIRVPVVQVVWRTQTIFVPRDPLAQTFSFTQNQVISSIGLQFTARDPSIPVTVQIRGVTTGLPNGVVFAEKVLAPNEISLSGETRIRFDDPFYAEANTSYSVVLLTNSTNYKVRTATLGKMGRWGIITRQTYMEGVLLESSNAETWTPLNGSDLAMKIYGYNFQSEGMIRFQPITGVQFSDINLDEYSAIPQGTGLDWEYSTDGGVTWDAMVPAEEERLPNLATRVQIRVRLSSSLSNDTPAINFRDVNLVGYLNKTTGAYLTRENELTQGVESTKAYVQMQIPSGTTLQWFASNDGGLTWEAMTVQDTRPIDENWTEYTLVRTFTDNTGNKVRYKAEMTGTPLIYPRIHSLGATLS; this is translated from the coding sequence ATGAGCATCTCACGCGAGACATTCGACCCGACCAAGAACTACAAGCGCATCCGCTACCATCAGGATCGCGACCTGCTGGATTCCGAACTCAACGAGCAGCAGGACATCATCAACCTGGAGCGGCGCAAGATCGCCGACATCCTGTTCAAGGAAGGCTCCATCATCATGGGCCTCGAGGTCAGCGCGGCCGCCAACGTCCTGACCCTGGCTCCGGGCGTGGTCTACATCGACGGTCATCTGGAACAGGTGAGCGGCGCGACCCTGACCTATGATCCGGCCACCACCAGCGGGGCCGACTACGTCTATGTGGAGCTGCTGAAGTACAACTATGGCTACACCCAGGACCCGGCCCTGATCAATCCGGCCACCGGCGAGCCCACCGCCGAGCGGGAAAAATGGGCGCTCTCCCTCAAGGCGACGGATACCAGCGGCCAGACGCTGCCCAACAACGTGACCGAGCGCCGGGTGATCCCGATCTACAAGTTCGACCGCGAGAGCGGCGACGTCACGCCCACTGTGCAGGAGAAATCAAACCTCTACCTGCGGGATCTGCTGGGCACGCTGCCGGGCAGCCGGATCACCGTCTCCTCGATCACCGAGGACCAGCTCTCCTTCGCCGCCGCCGAGGGGCTCAATTCCCTGATTCAGAATCTGGCCGAGCGCACCTTCGATCAGGCCGGAAGCTATTTGGTGCGGGGCTTCGACACCTTCATCGGCGGCGTCGACGACGACAGCGTGGAGGCGATCACCAACGCCGGACGCGCCTACATCCAGGGCTTCCGGCATCAGCGCGATCTGCCCACCTCGACCCTGGTGCCCAAATCCATCGCCACCAAGTCGGTGCGCGGCGAGCAGAAGACCTTCGACATCAACAAGCGTCGCTATCCGGTCAACTCCACGCCGCTCAAGGAGACGACCCAGGTGGAGGCCATCGTCGAGATCACCCGCAACGTCACTCGCGGCTCGGTGGGCGGCGGCGAAGACCTGCTCGATCCCAATCCTGTGGTGGACATCCTCGAGGTCAGCCAGGGGGCGACCATCTTCCAGGAGGGCGTGGACTGGCAGCAGTCGGGCAACCATGTCGACTGGCTCGGCTCCGGCAACGAACCGGCCATCGGCACCACCTACACGGTGCGCTGGACCTACACCAAGCAGATGGTCAAGGGCACCGACTACGTGGACAGCGGCTGGTTCGGACAGGCCAACCATCCGGCGGCCGGAAACTATTTCTATCTGGTGACCGCCTACAACGCCACCGGCGAGACGGCCTTCAACGCCGCTGCGGTCGTTGCCCGGGCCACCACCGCCGGGGAGATGAACAAGCTCTCCTGGCTACCGGTCAGCGGCGCGACCGGCTATCGCGTCTACCGGGCCGCCACCAACGGCGCACGCACCGACTACAAGCGACTGATGGAACTGGGCAGCGAGGCGCTCTCCTATGTCGACGACGGCGTCGAGGAGATCGGCACCGCTTCGCCTCCGGCCACCAACACGGCCGGACTCACCATGTCGCCAGTGCAGCTCGAGCTGGGCAACCTCAACGTGATCAACTTCGGACGCGGCAACCTCGGCGATCAGCCGGTGAACGGCTCCAACTGCAGCCTGGACTACGACTATTACCTCGGTCGACGCGACATCGTTTACGCCACCACCACCGAGATCAAGCGGCTGGAAGGGGCTCCGGCCGATTTCCCGAAGCTGCCCATCGTGCCGGAAAACGCCCTGGGGCTGTGCAGCATCGACTGCCCGCCCAACTCCACCGACATGGAGATCCGCAACTTCGGCCTGACCCGCATCACCATGGACCAGATCCACGACATCATCCAAGACGTCGAGGACCTGAAGTACAACGACGCCCAGTACCAGATGAACAACGAGCTGCAGAACCGGGACGCCCAGACCAAGAAAGGCATCTACTCGGACGACTTCTCGAACACCGCCCAGTCAGACATCTACCACGCCGAATGGGACGCCCGAGTCAACGAGATCGCCCGTTTCGTCGCGCCGGACCGCATTCCTCACTCCACGGTGCTCTCGGTCGATCAGGCGGGCAGCAATGCCAGCTTCTTCGGCAGCCTGGCGCTACTGCCGGGCAACGAGACCGTGCTGGTGGAACAGAACGACTGGTCCGAGGAGCGGAACATCAACCCCTACGCCGTGTTCGACAAGCCCCCGGCCATGCTGCAGATCACGCCCAACCTCGGGCGGCGCGGCCAAACCGGGATCGCCGTCACCGGCATCAACTTCACCCCGAGCAAATCCGGCATCGTGCTGCGCTGCGACGGCCAGGTGATGGCCAGCAACCTGATCAGCGACGAGGCCGGTCGGGTCAGCGCCTCCTTCACCATTCCGACCAACGCCCGCAACGGCAACCGGATCGTGGAGATGGCCGACGGCGTCTACTCGGCCCGGGCCAGCCTGCAGATCAACGATCCGCTGGTCATCACCCGTATCGAGCGCATCATCGAGAACCGCATCATCCGCGTGCCCGTGGTGCAGGTGGTCTGGCGCACCCAGACCATCTTCGTGCCCCGCGATCCGCTGGCCCAGACTTTCAGCTTCACCCAAAACCAGGTGATTTCCAGCATCGGACTGCAGTTCACCGCCAGGGACCCGAGCATTCCGGTCACGGTGCAGATTCGCGGCGTCACCACCGGTCTGCCCAACGGCGTGGTGTTCGCCGAGAAAGTGCTGGCCCCGAACGAGATCAGCCTGAGCGGCGAGACCCGCATTCGCTTCGACGACCCGTTCTACGCCGAGGCCAACACCAGCTATTCCGTGGTGCTGCTGACCAACAGCACCAATTACAAGGTGCGCACCGCCACCCTGGGCAAGATGGGCCGCTGGGGCATCATCACCCGGCAGACCTATATGGAAGGCGTGCTGCTGGAGAGCTCCAACGCCGAGACCTGGACGCCGCTCAACGGCTCCGACCTGGCGATGAAGATCTACGGCTACAACTTCCAGTCCGAGGGGATGATTCGCTTTCAGCCGATCACCGGCGTGCAGTTCTCCGACATCAACCTCGACGAATACTCGGCCATCCCCCAGGGTACCGGTCTCGACTGGGAATACTCCACCGACGGCGGCGTGACCTGGGACGCCATGGTTCCGGCCGAGGAGGAACGGCTGCCCAACCTCGCCACCCGGGTCCAGATCCGCGTACGCCTGAGCAGCTCGCTCTCCAACGACACCCCGGCCATCAACTTCCGCGACGTCAACCTGGTGGGCTACCTCAACAAGACCACCGGGGCCTATCTGACCCGCGAGAACGAGCTGACCCAGGGGGTGGAATCGACCAAGGCCTATGTGCAGATGCAGATCCCCAGCGGCACCACCCTGCAATGGTTCGCCAGCAACGACGGCGGCCTGACCTGGGAGGCGATGACCGTCCAGGACACCCGGCCCATCGACGAGAACTGGACCGAGTACACCCTGGTGCGAACCTTCACCGACAACACCGGCAACAAGGTCCGTTACAAGGCCGAGATGACCGGCACGCCGCTGATCTACCCGCGCATCCATTCGCTGGGCGCAACCCTGAGCTAA
- a CDS encoding amidoligase family protein: MNLKEIHYGIEIETVKRTREQIAWAIHSVVGGTVRHVGIPSSYDPWEVEDLRGRVWKVVGDASLTSVPAHLRAEVVSPVLGYDDIPQLQEAVRAIRRAGGKINSQCGIHIHIDAAPFDGRHLGNLAKIIYKQEPLILHALGISRDRLNRYTRPVSDELIQRIEQHRPRTKDQLNRIWYGYHNRQPQHYDNSRYHGVNLHNVWYRGTVEFRWFEATLHAGRIKAYLQFCLAVAAKALNGRAASSRKRDFDPQSAKYDFRVFLLHLGPIDLGLAIWDCGL; this comes from the coding sequence ATGAACCTGAAAGAGATCCACTACGGGATCGAGATCGAGACCGTAAAACGCACCCGGGAGCAGATCGCCTGGGCCATCCACTCGGTGGTGGGCGGCACGGTCCGCCATGTCGGCATCCCCAGCAGCTATGACCCCTGGGAGGTCGAGGACCTGCGCGGCCGCGTCTGGAAAGTGGTGGGGGATGCCTCCCTGACCAGCGTCCCGGCCCACCTGCGGGCCGAGGTGGTCAGCCCGGTGCTCGGCTACGACGACATCCCGCAACTGCAGGAGGCGGTCCGGGCCATCCGCCGCGCCGGGGGCAAGATCAACAGCCAGTGCGGCATCCACATCCATATCGACGCCGCGCCCTTCGACGGCAGGCACCTGGGGAACCTGGCCAAGATCATCTACAAGCAAGAGCCGCTGATTCTCCACGCCCTCGGCATCAGCCGCGACCGGCTCAACCGCTACACCCGGCCGGTGAGCGACGAGCTGATCCAGCGCATCGAACAGCATCGCCCCCGCACCAAGGACCAGCTCAACCGCATCTGGTACGGCTACCACAACCGCCAGCCCCAGCACTACGACAACAGCCGCTATCACGGGGTCAACCTGCACAACGTCTGGTACCGGGGCACGGTGGAGTTCCGCTGGTTCGAGGCGACCCTCCATGCGGGACGGATCAAAGCCTACCTGCAATTCTGCCTCGCCGTCGCCGCCAAGGCGCTCAACGGTCGGGCAGCCTCCAGCCGCAAGCGGGATTTCGATCCCCAGAGCGCCAAGTACGACTTCCGGGTCTTCCTGCTCCACCTCGGCCCAATTGATTTGGGATTGGCGATTTGGGATTGCGGATTGTGA
- a CDS encoding DUF5049 domain-containing protein — protein sequence MKILIRSTRLSGEPIPGSGETLQAADCLEVVELMRGQTPFTASRAPRDYMTEVLSGIEGGPTQPLPEDAAAAAAEFLTRLARHGLIEFLPDDKASDPWPERFLEALETVRLSGRTNMLDHPEVTRLIAEMGYPEVAEWLADHRREYAAFVLEGTRPLGKNFGGKEDPAPCADK from the coding sequence ATGAAGATTCTGATCCGCTCCACCCGGCTTTCCGGCGAACCGATCCCCGGCAGCGGGGAAACCCTGCAAGCCGCCGACTGCCTCGAAGTTGTCGAGCTGATGCGCGGCCAGACGCCGTTTACCGCCAGCCGAGCACCCCGGGACTACATGACCGAGGTGCTCTCAGGCATCGAAGGCGGGCCGACCCAGCCTTTGCCGGAGGACGCCGCCGCTGCGGCCGCCGAGTTTCTCACCCGTCTGGCGCGGCACGGCCTGATCGAGTTCCTGCCTGACGACAAGGCCAGCGATCCCTGGCCGGAACGCTTCCTCGAAGCCCTGGAGACGGTGCGGCTCTCCGGGCGCACCAACATGCTCGATCACCCGGAGGTGACCCGGCTGATCGCCGAGATGGGCTACCCGGAGGTGGCCGAGTGGCTGGCTGACCACCGGCGCGAATACGCGGCCTTCGTCCTCGAGGGGACGAGACCGCTCGGCAAGAACTTCGGCGGCAAGGAGGACCCGGCTCCATGTGCGGACAAGTAG
- a CDS encoding glucosamine 6-phosphate synthetase: MCGQVGIIFGRKRRRPDERDYLCELFIRMLLHSEERGPHASGLAWLKTDGSHRIFKRPMRAHELVYEKPFQELLGQVDNETTILMGHTRWRTRGNEFNNRNNHPIRAGIVIGTHNGTIYNADYLFRRLGLPRYAEVDSELIFRLADRFAPEGPIDQEGLKKALALCRGQMSAVLASRLDPGTITVLKGNKPLCLRIHRQHRVVLYASEPAFIDFAVDFDPGWRELEVPPMTMLTIRHKDVRAIENSEFRFIPQERKGTS; encoded by the coding sequence ATGTGCGGACAAGTAGGCATCATCTTCGGCCGCAAGCGCAGGAGGCCCGACGAGCGGGATTACCTGTGCGAGCTCTTCATCCGCATGCTGCTGCACAGCGAAGAGCGTGGCCCGCACGCCTCCGGTCTGGCCTGGCTCAAGACCGACGGCAGCCACCGGATCTTCAAGCGGCCGATGCGGGCGCACGAGCTGGTGTACGAGAAGCCGTTTCAGGAGCTGCTCGGGCAGGTCGACAACGAGACCACCATCCTCATGGGGCATACCCGCTGGCGCACCCGGGGCAACGAGTTCAACAACCGCAACAACCATCCCATTCGGGCCGGGATCGTCATCGGTACTCACAACGGCACCATCTACAACGCCGATTATCTGTTCCGCCGTCTCGGGCTGCCGCGCTATGCCGAGGTGGACAGCGAGCTGATCTTCCGCCTGGCCGACCGCTTCGCGCCTGAAGGCCCCATCGACCAGGAGGGCCTGAAGAAGGCGCTTGCCCTCTGTCGCGGCCAGATGAGTGCCGTGCTGGCCTCGCGGCTCGACCCCGGCACCATCACCGTGCTCAAGGGCAACAAGCCACTCTGCCTGCGCATCCACCGCCAGCACCGGGTGGTGCTCTACGCCTCGGAGCCAGCCTTCATCGACTTTGCCGTGGACTTTGATCCGGGCTGGCGCGAGCTGGAGGTGCCGCCCATGACCATGCTCACCATCCGCCACAAGGATGTGCGGGCCATCGAAAACAGCGAATTCCGCTTCATACCCCAGGAGCGCAAAGGGACGAGCTGA
- a CDS encoding four helix bundle protein, with protein sequence MSYVASMNADEFKNRTKTFAIRVIRLVEALPKNQTAKVIGNQLLRCGTSVGANYRASCRAKSPADFIAKMAIVEEECDESIYWMELIAEAGLMNEKRLTDLKNEANEILSMVVASIKTARSRK encoded by the coding sequence ATGTCATATGTTGCCTCCATGAATGCTGATGAGTTCAAAAACAGAACCAAAACTTTCGCGATCAGGGTGATCCGGTTGGTGGAAGCGTTGCCGAAAAACCAGACCGCGAAAGTTATTGGAAACCAGTTGCTCCGCTGTGGCACCTCGGTTGGCGCGAACTATCGGGCCTCCTGCCGCGCCAAATCCCCTGCCGACTTCATCGCTAAGATGGCCATCGTCGAGGAAGAATGCGATGAATCCATCTACTGGATGGAGCTGATCGCCGAAGCCGGTTTAATGAACGAGAAGCGCTTGACCGATCTGAAAAACGAAGCAAATGAAATCCTTTCCATGGTCGTCGCCTCCATAAAAACCGCCCGCTCCCGCAAGTAA
- a CDS encoding gamma-glutamylcyclotransferase family protein, which translates to MTFSFNPQSEIPNPQLFRLFVYGTLKRGYWNHQRFCAQARSIEQAVVWGRLYHLHAGFPAIEVPEGLILARGSVDPLADARRQQEIGTPCFGRPTGDWNLIHGELVTFTDPQRDLPPIDRLEGFRPGGHSMYKRVMVAVLCGRTSIPAWTYWIPCPPYAERVASGQWLRP; encoded by the coding sequence ATGACATTTTCATTCAATCCTCAATCCGAAATCCCCAATCCGCAATTGTTTCGGCTCTTCGTCTACGGCACCCTGAAACGGGGCTATTGGAACCATCAGCGCTTCTGCGCCCAGGCCCGCAGCATCGAACAGGCCGTGGTCTGGGGCAGGCTCTACCATCTCCACGCCGGGTTCCCGGCCATCGAGGTGCCGGAAGGCCTGATCCTGGCCCGGGGCAGTGTTGATCCATTGGCCGACGCCCGCAGACAGCAGGAGATCGGCACGCCGTGCTTCGGACGCCCGACCGGCGACTGGAATCTGATCCACGGAGAGCTGGTGACCTTCACCGACCCGCAACGCGACCTGCCGCCCATCGACCGGCTGGAAGGCTTCCGGCCCGGCGGGCACAGCATGTACAAGCGGGTGATGGTGGCGGTGCTGTGCGGGCGCACCTCGATTCCCGCCTGGACCTATTGGATTCCATGCCCGCCTTACGCGGAAAGAGTCGCCAGTGGCCAGTGGTTACGCCCGTGA
- a CDS encoding TetR/AcrR family transcriptional regulator, which produces MQDEKLPRREREKRRHRRQMLAAALELFSKKGYHNVSMHEIAERAEFAIGTLYKFFKNKEDLYKSLMMEKAAEYHHTLSEVLSREGDVLTILKDYISAKAGIFADDVATLRLYFAETRGASFNIKAGLDQDIRKLYDELIEQLASTLEKGIRENVLRNLTPYYMAVALEGLTNAFLFCWFEDPERHSYEANIPVMRDMFLKGVLAE; this is translated from the coding sequence ATGCAAGATGAGAAGCTCCCACGTCGGGAAAGAGAAAAACGCAGACATCGTCGGCAGATGCTTGCCGCTGCACTCGAGCTTTTCTCGAAGAAAGGATACCACAACGTCTCCATGCACGAGATCGCGGAAAGAGCCGAGTTTGCCATCGGTACGCTTTACAAGTTCTTCAAAAACAAAGAAGACCTCTATAAGTCCCTCATGATGGAAAAGGCAGCGGAATATCACCATACCCTGAGCGAAGTCCTTTCACGGGAAGGTGACGTCCTGACTATTCTCAAAGACTACATTTCCGCTAAAGCGGGTATCTTTGCTGATGACGTTGCCACGTTGCGGCTCTATTTTGCTGAAACTCGGGGTGCGAGTTTCAACATCAAGGCTGGCCTTGATCAGGACATTCGCAAGCTTTATGACGAATTGATAGAGCAACTGGCTTCGACACTGGAAAAAGGCATCCGCGAAAATGTGCTTCGGAATCTAACTCCCTACTATATGGCCGTGGCCTTAGAGGGGCTCACCAACGCTTTTCTCTTCTGCTGGTTCGAGGACCCGGAGCGACATTCATACGAGGCGAACATCCCGGTGATGAGGGACATGTTTCTCAAAGGAGTCTTGGCCGAATGA
- a CDS encoding TolC family protein, protein MRKTFRTTTRIMVLLLAEGGLLLMVGCASVRTPAHLPHIYSGAIAEASPEIEGKRPPSSGEALRKLEKDGNIHLSLSDCLKIALQHNYDIRLTREALTQADTKITQARSAMLPFLGAEASYTRLDEELSFSMGPQSLTFMDRDQYKAGLVIRQPIFTGGRLNAARKASQYSRDAQVQGNRALEEEVVFQVTRAYRTAQLAEAFQDVAVEAVELLKAHEHDVAILVEKGANPEIDLLRTRTELANARKELNGADNAVDLAYSALKNLLSMPLEESVRLTEALVRSPGPEADLSSLTELALSQRPELSAIDSQVAAAEQALKAARGEYLPTIALEGRYEYMEGDFRDLEGGDHWTIGVGAQLPLWNWGETAAKVREAKSQLVQVRIQRDKTTDRIRLEVRKAFLDLGKAEKNIEAAESALNTAKEAYRQARARYRAGEGTNTDVLDVRTALSRAEANHAQALFDYNVALAALHRAVGVMVIEPPDIKEKESAE, encoded by the coding sequence ATGAGGAAAACATTCAGGACGACCACTCGCATCATGGTTCTGCTTCTGGCGGAGGGCGGATTGTTGCTGATGGTGGGTTGTGCTTCTGTGCGCACTCCTGCACATCTACCGCACATCTATTCTGGCGCAATTGCCGAGGCATCACCGGAAATAGAAGGCAAGCGTCCCCCTTCTTCCGGTGAAGCGCTTCGCAAGCTCGAAAAGGATGGCAATATACACCTTTCGTTAAGCGATTGCCTGAAAATAGCGTTGCAACACAATTACGATATCCGCCTTACCCGGGAAGCCCTGACTCAAGCCGACACAAAGATAACTCAGGCCAGATCGGCTATGCTCCCATTTTTGGGGGCGGAGGCTTCCTATACACGACTGGACGAGGAGTTGAGTTTTAGCATGGGGCCGCAATCATTGACCTTCATGGATCGTGATCAATACAAGGCGGGGCTCGTCATCCGGCAGCCCATTTTCACGGGAGGGCGATTGAATGCGGCGCGCAAGGCATCCCAGTATTCACGAGACGCTCAAGTTCAAGGAAACAGGGCGCTCGAAGAGGAAGTCGTTTTCCAAGTTACACGCGCTTATCGGACCGCACAGTTGGCCGAAGCGTTTCAAGATGTTGCCGTCGAGGCTGTCGAGTTGCTCAAGGCGCATGAACATGACGTGGCAATCCTGGTGGAGAAAGGGGCGAATCCGGAAATCGATCTGCTTCGCACCCGAACGGAACTTGCCAATGCCCGCAAGGAGCTGAATGGCGCTGACAACGCCGTCGACCTGGCATATTCTGCACTCAAGAATTTGCTGAGCATGCCCCTTGAAGAATCAGTCCGTTTGACGGAAGCCTTGGTGCGGTCGCCCGGGCCGGAAGCGGATCTTTCCTCGTTGACCGAGTTGGCCCTTTCACAACGTCCCGAACTTTCCGCAATCGATTCCCAGGTGGCGGCCGCGGAACAGGCGCTCAAGGCAGCCCGGGGAGAATATTTGCCGACCATCGCCCTGGAAGGGCGCTACGAATACATGGAAGGCGATTTCCGGGACCTGGAAGGCGGTGACCACTGGACAATCGGAGTAGGGGCACAGCTTCCCCTCTGGAATTGGGGGGAGACTGCGGCCAAGGTCCGAGAGGCGAAATCCCAACTGGTTCAGGTGAGAATCCAGCGAGATAAAACGACAGATCGCATTCGTCTTGAGGTCCGCAAGGCTTTCCTGGACCTTGGGAAAGCAGAAAAGAATATCGAAGCGGCAGAGAGTGCACTGAATACAGCCAAAGAGGCTTACCGCCAGGCAAGGGCCAGATACCGGGCAGGAGAAGGCACAAATACCGACGTGCTGGACGTTCGTACGGCCTTAAGTCGAGCTGAAGCGAATCACGCACAGGCTCTTTTTGATTACAACGTTGCCCTTGCCGCCCTTCATCGAGCGGTGGGCGTAATGGTGATAGAGCCGCCTGATATCAAGGAAAAGGAGTCTGCCGAATGA